A DNA window from Trypanosoma brucei brucei TREU927 chromosome 10, whole genome shotgun sequence contains the following coding sequences:
- a CDS encoding 60S acidic ribosomal protein, putative, with protein MPKSKRATIVPLTKTRSKTREEKDELINKIRDALDDYTDVYTFELSNIRTNILQQIREERRNDSRLFLGNNKLLMIALGRDDSSSQRPNLHKLSKYLTGSCGLLFTNLPHQDVKEYFKGVSADVFARTGQVATCPLLLRTGPLAQFPHSMFDHLSRLGLPIKLDKGVIVLLRDTTVCEVGDTLTAEAAQLLKLFGIQSAEFKLELTAHWAKGVVKRMSKKKKEEEN; from the coding sequence ATGCCAAAATCGAAGCGAGCTACGATTGTCCCACTTACGAAGACGCGTTCGAAAACGCGTGAGGAGAAGGATGAACTTATCAACAAAATTCGCGATGCACTCGACGACTACACGGATGTTTATACATTCGAGCTCTCTAACATTCGCACGAACATCCTCCAGCAAATACGCGAGGAAAGGCGCAATGACAGCCGCCTCTTTCTCGGAAACAACAAGCTCCTTATGATCGCTCTTGGCCGAGACGACTCCAGTTCGCAGAGACCTAACCTACATAAGCTCAGTAAGTACCTTACCGGTTCATGCGGACTGCTCTTTACCAACCTCCCTCATCAAGATGTGAAGGAGTACTTCAAGGGTGTCAGTGCGGACGTGTTTGCTCGGACTGGGCAAGTTGCAACTTGTCCCTTGCTTTTGCGTACGGGGCCTCTCGCACAGTTTCCACACAGCATGTTTGATCACCTCTCACGTCTCGGGCTTCCCATCAAACTGGACAAGGGGGTCATTGTTCTGCTGCGCGACACGACAGTGTGTGAAGTGGGCGACACTCTTACGGCGGAGGCTGCTCAACTTTTGAAGTTGTTTGGCATTCAGTCAGCGGAGTTTAAACTAGAGCTAACAGCCCATTGGGCGAAGGGTGTCGTCAAACGAAtgtcaaagaaaaagaaggaggaagaaaattaa